The following coding sequences lie in one Spinacia oleracea cultivar Varoflay chromosome 1, BTI_SOV_V1, whole genome shotgun sequence genomic window:
- the LOC110778289 gene encoding uncharacterized protein — MILKDVGTRFDLERPFPMKSPAESRDPKLYCQFHEDIGHDTKNCRSLKRALDGLASKGHLKNYLQRNANGFGKNQYKKNKSPVSPTEGNHSEGGFVAVISGGPAAGRPTMRGQKDYARRLGQVMLSGKLPVDPFPRIEICESDGGRVATPHGDHLVVEFKISNMRVKRILIDTGSSSDIMSMECLSRLEHDPKTIKSIHYPIIGFGGSIIHPVGVITLPVRIGDRKYGRKMEVNFLIVKDLTTYNKNTRYYKRFGRSQKQEKA, encoded by the exons ATGATACTGAAAGACGTCGGAACCAGGTTCGACCTTGAACGACCTTTTCCCATGAAGTCTCCTGCTGAGAGTCGAGACCCTAAGTtgtattgccagttccatgaagatataGGGCATGACACCAAGAACTGTAGAAGCCTGAAGAGAGCTCTAGACggcctagcctccaaaggacacctcaagaactacttacagaGAAATGCTAACGGCTTTGGAAAGAACCagtacaaaaagaacaagtcacccgtCTCACCTACAGAGGGAAACCACAGCGAAGGgggatttgtagccgtcatatctgggGGACCAGCTGCTGGAAGACCCACCATGAGGGGGCAGAAAGACTATGCTCGCCGCCTAGGGCAGGTAATGTTGTCAGGGAAGTTACCTGTGGACCCATTCCCACGGATCGAGATATGTGAGTCGGATGGTGGACGAGTAGCCACTCCGCATGGTGATCATCTTGTGGTCGAGTTCAAAATCTCTAATATGAGGGTGAAGCGCATCCTGATAGACACTGGGAGCTCGTCTGACATAATGAGCATGGAATGCCTCAGCCGCCTAGAACACGACCCCAAAACCATAAAGAGCAtacactatcccatcattggttttggaggaAGCATTATACACCCCGTAGGCGTCATCACCTTGCCGGTTCGGATTGGGGATAGAAAATATGGACGGAAGATGGAAGTGAACTTCTTAATTGTCAAGGACTTGACAacatacaat aaaaatacgaggtattacaaaagATTTGGCCGAAGCCAGAAGCAAGAGAAAGCATGA